A stretch of the Vanacampus margaritifer isolate UIUO_Vmar chromosome 6, RoL_Vmar_1.0, whole genome shotgun sequence genome encodes the following:
- the LOC144053087 gene encoding uncharacterized protein LOC144053087 isoform X2 encodes MLKRVSTLIIRRGLSTFQNDSIFQVHPSVSQALAENHPVVALESTIITHGMPYPHNLSTAKEVEAIVRAQNATPATVGVIEGKVHVGLSVEELDFLARCEGSVKVSRRDLPYVVSQGLSGGTTVSATMIAAHRAGIPVFVTGGIGGVHRDGENSLDISADLTELGRTPVAVVSAGVKSILDIGRTLEFLETQGVCVATYGASKDFPAFFSPLSGFTSPYQVCDPDKAAQLIESALSLGVHSGVLIAVPILQQHAAAGQQIERAIQTAVAETSSQSITGRDVTPYILQRVNELTQGKSLEANIALIYNNAKVGSQIACALSKRMKKRKSSSSSNRPSKQSESSIVVIGGINVDFIAKGKTKTLQTNPGSVCQSYGGVGRNIADCLSRLGHQPMFISATGADSHSDAVFSYCKHMDVSGVTRLEGQSTATYCAVITENGELALGLGDMDIHQQITEQYVSQFENQLLSSTLVCLDGNIPASTVRYVLSIAKQHNINVWYEPTDSEKSCKTFLSDAWKSLSYASPNLAELCTMSKTIGLQTPEVLPNSLEQVLSLAVALSRPLLEHLHCLVVTLGENGVLICGEHHAGCVNLKPRKQRKTRKLCAVHYPALTLAAHETMNVSGAGDSLAGALMAGILQGRDTDACVRMGLLAARLSLASAHPIAPVLTTQSVEPDRIENHSWPKPTFMWID; translated from the exons ATGCTAAAGCGAGTGTCCACATTGATCATTAGAAGAGGACtttcaacatttcaaaatg ACAGCATCTTCCAAGTTCATCCGTCGGTATCGCAGGCACTGGCAGAAAACCACCCGGTGGTGGCGCTAGAGAGCACTATCATCACTCACGGCATGCCCTACCCTCACAATCTCAG CACAGCCAAAGAGGTGGAGGCCATCGTGAGGGCCCAAAATGCCACCCCCGCCACTGTCGGGGTGATTGAGGGCAAAGTTCACGTCGGTTTGTCTGTGGAGGAGTTGGATTTCCTGGCCCGCTGCGAAGGCTCCGTCAAGGTGTCTCGACGTGACCTGCCGTATGTGGTTAGCCAA GGGCTCTCTGGCGGCACCACTGTGTCGGCCACCATGATTGCAGCGCACCGAGCTGGCATCCCCGTGTTTGTCACCGGAGGTATCGGGGGAGTGCACAGAGATGGAGAGAACA GTCTGGACATCAGTGCTGATCTAACAGAACTGGGCAGGACTCCCGTTGCCGTGGTGTCTGCTGGGGTCAAGTCTATACTAGACATCGGACGCACTCTGGAGTTTCTA GAGACTCAGGGTGTTTGTGTCGCCACCTATGGAGCGTCGAAAGATTTCCCAGCCTTCTTCTCTCCACTAAGCGGATTCACCTCCCCGTACCAAGTCTGCGACCCTGACAAGGCCGCACAACTCATCG AGAGCGCTTTGTCACTAGGTGTCCACAGTGGCGTGTTGATAGCTGTGCCCATCCTGCAACAGCACGCAGCAGCAGGCCAGCAGATTGAGCGAGCAATACAGACAGCCGTGGCAGAGACAAG TTCTCAAAGTATCACAGGAAGAGATGTGACGCCATACATTCTCCAAAGGGTCAACGAGCTGACGCAAGGAAAGTCCCTTGAAGCCA ATATTGCTCTCATTTATAACAACGCTAAAGTTGGCAGCCAGATAGCCTGTGCGCTGTCAAAGCGGATGAAGAAAAGAAAGTCCAGCAGCTCATCAAATCGTCCCTCTAAACAATCTGAATCCAGTATT GTCGTCATCGGGGGAATAAATGTGGATTTTATtgcaaaaggaaaaacaaaaacacttcaa ACCAACCCAGGAAGCGTTTGCCAGTCATACGGGGGCGTAGGACGGAACATCGCTG ATTGTTTGAGTCGTCTGGGCCATCAGCCCATGTTCATCTCGGCCACTGGAGCTGATTCTCACAGCGATGCCGTCTTCAGCTACTGCAAACATATG GACGTCAGCGGCGTGACGAGGTTGGAAGGTCAAAGCACAGCTACCTATTGTGCCGTTATCACTGAAAATGGAGAACTCGCTCTCGGATTGGGTGACATGGACATTCATCAGCAGATAACAGAACAATAT GTGTCGCAATTTGAAAATCAGCTTTTGTCATCTACTCTGGTGTGTCTTGATGGAAACATCCCAGCCTCCACCGTCAGATATGTTCTCTCCATCGCCAAACAGCACAACATCAACG TCTGGTATGAGCCGACCGATTCCGAAAAATCTTGTAAAACCTTCCTGTCCGACGCCTGGAAGTCGCTGTCCTACGCCTCACCCAACCTGGCCGAGTTGTGCACCATGAGCAAAACGATTGGCCTTCAAACACCCGAAG TGCTCCCAAATTCCCTGGAGCAGGTGCTGAGTCTGGCCGTGGCTCTCTCGCGCCCCCTACTGGAGCATCTCCACTGCCTGGTGGTGACCCTGGGGGAAAACGGAGTGTTGATATGCGGCGAGCACCACGCAGGCTGCGTCAACTTGAAGCCAAGGAAACAGAGGAAG ACAAGGAAGCTTTGCGCTGTCCACTACCCAGCACTGACTCTAGCAGCACATGAGACAATGAACGTCTCAGGAGCAGGAGATAG TCTTGCAGGCGCCTTGATGGCCGGGATCCTCCAGGGTCGAGACACCGACGCTTGTGTTCGGATGGGTCTCCTGGCCGCACGCCTGTCCCTCGCGTCAGCGCATCCTATCGCCCCCGTGCTGACTACACAGTCTGTAGAGCCCGACCGCATTGAAAATCACAGCTGGCCCAAGCCAACATTCATGTGGATTGACTAA
- the LOC144053087 gene encoding uncharacterized protein LOC144053087 isoform X1 yields the protein MLKRVSTLIIRRGLSTFQNDSIFQVHPSVSQALAENHPVVALESTIITHGMPYPHNLSTAKEVEAIVRAQNATPATVGVIEGKVHVGLSVEELDFLARCEGSVKVSRRDLPYVVSQGLSGGTTVSATMIAAHRAGIPVFVTGGIGGVHRDGENSLDISADLTELGRTPVAVVSAGVKSILDIGRTLEFLETQGVCVATYGASKDFPAFFSPLSGFTSPYQVCDPDKAAQLIESALSLGVHSGVLIAVPILQQHAAAGQQIERAIQTAVAETSSQSITGRDVTPYILQRVNELTQGKSLEANIALIYNNAKVGSQIACALSKRMKKRKSSSSSNRPSKQSESSIVVIGGINVDFIAKGKTKTLQFGQTNPGSVCQSYGGVGRNIADCLSRLGHQPMFISATGADSHSDAVFSYCKHMDVSGVTRLEGQSTATYCAVITENGELALGLGDMDIHQQITEQYVSQFENQLLSSTLVCLDGNIPASTVRYVLSIAKQHNINVWYEPTDSEKSCKTFLSDAWKSLSYASPNLAELCTMSKTIGLQTPEVLPNSLEQVLSLAVALSRPLLEHLHCLVVTLGENGVLICGEHHAGCVNLKPRKQRKTRKLCAVHYPALTLAAHETMNVSGAGDSLAGALMAGILQGRDTDACVRMGLLAARLSLASAHPIAPVLTTQSVEPDRIENHSWPKPTFMWID from the exons ATGCTAAAGCGAGTGTCCACATTGATCATTAGAAGAGGACtttcaacatttcaaaatg ACAGCATCTTCCAAGTTCATCCGTCGGTATCGCAGGCACTGGCAGAAAACCACCCGGTGGTGGCGCTAGAGAGCACTATCATCACTCACGGCATGCCCTACCCTCACAATCTCAG CACAGCCAAAGAGGTGGAGGCCATCGTGAGGGCCCAAAATGCCACCCCCGCCACTGTCGGGGTGATTGAGGGCAAAGTTCACGTCGGTTTGTCTGTGGAGGAGTTGGATTTCCTGGCCCGCTGCGAAGGCTCCGTCAAGGTGTCTCGACGTGACCTGCCGTATGTGGTTAGCCAA GGGCTCTCTGGCGGCACCACTGTGTCGGCCACCATGATTGCAGCGCACCGAGCTGGCATCCCCGTGTTTGTCACCGGAGGTATCGGGGGAGTGCACAGAGATGGAGAGAACA GTCTGGACATCAGTGCTGATCTAACAGAACTGGGCAGGACTCCCGTTGCCGTGGTGTCTGCTGGGGTCAAGTCTATACTAGACATCGGACGCACTCTGGAGTTTCTA GAGACTCAGGGTGTTTGTGTCGCCACCTATGGAGCGTCGAAAGATTTCCCAGCCTTCTTCTCTCCACTAAGCGGATTCACCTCCCCGTACCAAGTCTGCGACCCTGACAAGGCCGCACAACTCATCG AGAGCGCTTTGTCACTAGGTGTCCACAGTGGCGTGTTGATAGCTGTGCCCATCCTGCAACAGCACGCAGCAGCAGGCCAGCAGATTGAGCGAGCAATACAGACAGCCGTGGCAGAGACAAG TTCTCAAAGTATCACAGGAAGAGATGTGACGCCATACATTCTCCAAAGGGTCAACGAGCTGACGCAAGGAAAGTCCCTTGAAGCCA ATATTGCTCTCATTTATAACAACGCTAAAGTTGGCAGCCAGATAGCCTGTGCGCTGTCAAAGCGGATGAAGAAAAGAAAGTCCAGCAGCTCATCAAATCGTCCCTCTAAACAATCTGAATCCAGTATT GTCGTCATCGGGGGAATAAATGTGGATTTTATtgcaaaaggaaaaacaaaaacacttcaa TTTGGACAGACCAACCCAGGAAGCGTTTGCCAGTCATACGGGGGCGTAGGACGGAACATCGCTG ATTGTTTGAGTCGTCTGGGCCATCAGCCCATGTTCATCTCGGCCACTGGAGCTGATTCTCACAGCGATGCCGTCTTCAGCTACTGCAAACATATG GACGTCAGCGGCGTGACGAGGTTGGAAGGTCAAAGCACAGCTACCTATTGTGCCGTTATCACTGAAAATGGAGAACTCGCTCTCGGATTGGGTGACATGGACATTCATCAGCAGATAACAGAACAATAT GTGTCGCAATTTGAAAATCAGCTTTTGTCATCTACTCTGGTGTGTCTTGATGGAAACATCCCAGCCTCCACCGTCAGATATGTTCTCTCCATCGCCAAACAGCACAACATCAACG TCTGGTATGAGCCGACCGATTCCGAAAAATCTTGTAAAACCTTCCTGTCCGACGCCTGGAAGTCGCTGTCCTACGCCTCACCCAACCTGGCCGAGTTGTGCACCATGAGCAAAACGATTGGCCTTCAAACACCCGAAG TGCTCCCAAATTCCCTGGAGCAGGTGCTGAGTCTGGCCGTGGCTCTCTCGCGCCCCCTACTGGAGCATCTCCACTGCCTGGTGGTGACCCTGGGGGAAAACGGAGTGTTGATATGCGGCGAGCACCACGCAGGCTGCGTCAACTTGAAGCCAAGGAAACAGAGGAAG ACAAGGAAGCTTTGCGCTGTCCACTACCCAGCACTGACTCTAGCAGCACATGAGACAATGAACGTCTCAGGAGCAGGAGATAG TCTTGCAGGCGCCTTGATGGCCGGGATCCTCCAGGGTCGAGACACCGACGCTTGTGTTCGGATGGGTCTCCTGGCCGCACGCCTGTCCCTCGCGTCAGCGCATCCTATCGCCCCCGTGCTGACTACACAGTCTGTAGAGCCCGACCGCATTGAAAATCACAGCTGGCCCAAGCCAACATTCATGTGGATTGACTAA